From the genome of Zalophus californianus isolate mZalCal1 chromosome 6, mZalCal1.pri.v2, whole genome shotgun sequence, one region includes:
- the PAPOLA gene encoding poly(A) polymerase alpha isoform X5: MPFPVTTQGSQQTQPPQKHYGITSPISLAAPKETDCLLTQKLIETLKPFGVFEEEEELQRRILILGKLNNLVKEWIREISESKNLPQSVIENVGGKIFTFGSYRLGVHTKGADIDALCVAPRHVDRSDFFTSFYDKLKLQEEVKDLRAVEEAFVPVIKLCFDGIEIDILFARLALQTIPEDLDLRDDSLLKNLDIRCIRSLNGCRVTDEILHLVPNIDNFRLTLRAIKLWAKRHNIYSNILGFLGGVSWAMLVARTCQLYPNAIASTLVHKFFLVFSKWEWPNPVLLKQPEECNLNLPVWDPRVNPSDRYHLMPIITPAYPQQNSTYNVSVSTRMVMVEEFKQGLAITDEILLSKAEWSKLFEAPNFFQKYKHYIVLLASAPTEKQRLEWVGLVESKIRILVGSLEKNEFITLAHVNPQSFPAPKENPDKEEFRTMWVIGLVFKKTENSENLSVDLTYDIQSFTDTVYRQAINSKMFEVDMKIAAMHVKRKQLHQLLPNHVLQKKKKHSTEGVRLTPLNDSSLDLSMDSDNSMSVPSPTSAMKTSPLNSSGSSQGRNSPAPAVTAASVTNIQATEVSVPQVNSSESSGGTSSESIPQTATQPAISPPPKPTVSRVVSSTRLVNPPPRPSGNAATKIPNPIVGVKRTSSPHKEESPKKTKTEEKTSSTDLSDIPALPANPIPVIKNSIKLRLNR; the protein is encoded by the exons TCCAGTTACAACGCAGGGATCACAACAAACACAGCCGCCCCAGAAGCATTATGGCATTACCTCTCCTATCAGCTTAGCAGCCCCCAAGGAGACTGACTGCCTGCTTACACAGAAACTAATTGAGACTCTGAAGCCCTTTGGGGTttttgaagaggaagaggaactGCAGCGCAG GATTTTAATTTTGGGGAAATTAAATAACCTGGTAAAAGAGTGGATACGAGAAATCAGTGAAAGCAAG AATCTTCCACAATCTGTAATTGAAAATGTTGGAGGaaaaatttttacatttggaTCTTACAGATTAGGAGTACATACAAAAG gtgCCGATATTGATGCGTTGTGTGTTGCACCAAGACATGTTGATCGAAGTGACTTTTTCACCTCATTCTATGATAAGTTGAAAttacaggaagaagtaaaagattTAAGA GCTGTTGAAGAGGCATTTGTACCAGTTATCAAACTGTGTTTTGATGGGATAGAG attgaTATTTTGTTTGCAAGACTAGCACTGCAGACTATTCCAGAAGACTTGGACTTACGAGATGACAGTCTGCTTAAGAATTTAGATATAAGATGCATAAGAAGTCTTAACG GTTGCAGGGTAACCGATGAAATTTTACATCTAGTACCAAACATTGACAACTTCAGGTTAACTCTGAGAGCTATCAAACTGTGGGCCAAAC GCCACAACATCTATTCCAATATATTAGGTTTCCTCGGTGGTGTTTCCTGGGCTATGCTAGTAGCAAGAACTTGCCAGCTTTATCCAAATGCAATAGCATCAACTCTTGTACATaaatttttcttggtattttctaAATG GGAATGGCCAAATCCAGTGCTATTGAAACAGCCTGAAGAATGCAATCTTAATTTGCCTGTATGGGACCCAAGG GTAAACCCCAGTGATAGGTACCATCTTATGCCTATAATTACACCAGCATACCCACAACAGAACTCCACGTACAATGTGTCCGTTTCAACACGGATGGTCATGGTTGAGGAGTTTAAACAAG gtCTTGCTATCACAGATGAAATTTTGCTGAGTAAGGCAGAGTGGTCCAAACTTTTTGAAGCTCCAAACTTCTTTCAAAAGTACAA GCATTATATTGTACTTCTAGCAAGTGCACCAACAGAAAAACAACGCCTAGAATG GGTGGGCTTGGTGGAGTCAAAAATCCGAATCCTGGTTGGAAGTTTGGAGAAGAATGAATTTATTACACTGGCTCATGTGAATCCCCAGTCATTTCCAGCACCCAAAGAAAATCCTGACAA GGAAGAATTTCGCACGATGTGGGTGATTGGGttagtgtttaaaaaaacagaaaactctgaAAATCTCAGTGTTGATCTCACCTATGATATTCAGTCTTTCACAGATACAG TTTATAGGCAAGCAATAAACAGCAAGATGTTTGAGGTGGACATGAAAATTGCTGCAATGCATGTAAAAAGAAAGCAACTCCATCAACTACTACCTAATCATgttcttcagaaaaagaaaaag CATTCAACAGAAGGTGTCAGATTGACGCCTCTGAATGACAGCAGCCTCGACTTGTCTATGGACAGTGATAACAGCATGTCTGTGCCTTCACCTACTAGTGCTATGAAGACCAGTCCATTGAACAGTTCTGGCAGCTCTCAGGG cagaaacagTCCTGCTCCAGCTGTAACAGCAGCATCTGTGACCAACATACAGGCTACTGAAGTTTCTGTGCCACAAGTAAATTCCAGTGAAAGCTCAGGGG GTACATCGAGTGAAAGCATTCCTCAAACTGCCACACAACCAGCCATTTCACCACCACCAAAGCCTACGGTCTCCAGAGTTGTTTCTTCAACACGTCTGGTAAACCCACCACCTAGACCTTCAGGAAATGCAGCAACAAAAATACCTAATCCTATAGTAGGAGTCAAGAGGACATCCTCACCTCATAAAGAAGAGAGTCCtaagaaaaccaaaacagaagaG